Below is a genomic region from Methanobrevibacter boviskoreani JH1.
CATCTTCTAACGACATTAAATTTAAAGAAAATGGCGTTTCTGGAATTGAATCTTCTGAACCTATTAAGAATTCTGAAGAAGTTGAACCTCCTAAAGAAAATATTCATTCTTCTGTCGAAGAAGCTACTGTTTCTGATGAAGATACTTTAACTGAGGAAGTTTCTGATGATGTATCAAATGATACTTTAGAAACAGAACAAATTACTGATGAATCTTCTGATGTGGAAGAGGCTGTTGGAGAAGTATCTGAAGACATTGTAGCTTCTGATGATGAGGAAATTTCTGAAGATATTAAAGACTCTTCTGAAGAAATTGATGAAGTTAAAATTTCAGTTGAATCTGAAGAAAAATCTGAAGATGAAAACGAAACTGATAATGAGAGAGATAATATGACTTTATTACAAGATAACGATGTTTATACCAATGCTGATATTGATGAAGATTTTAAACAAAAATTCATTGATGCAGGTCTTGAAACTGTAAACCACTGTTTCCAATGTGGTACTTGTGGTGGAGGTTGTCCTTCTGGTAGGAGAACTCCATACAGAGTAAGAAGAATTGTAAGA
It encodes:
- the hdrC gene encoding CoB--CoM heterodisulfide reductase subunit C, which produces MSVFKRLKSFFTGKKEDDKQEEKTESNSVKVPVTSKQEQASSNDIKFKENGVSGIESSEPIKNSEEVEPPKENIHSSVEEATVSDEDTLTEEVSDDVSNDTLETEQITDESSDVEEAVGEVSEDIVASDDEEISEDIKDSSEEIDEVKISVESEEKSEDENETDNERDNMTLLQDNDVYTNADIDEDFKQKFIDAGLETVNHCFQCGTCGGGCPSGRRTPYRVRRIVRKCLLGLRDEVISDPALWMCTTCYTCQERCPRKVEIVEVIKLARNEAAHAGYMADAHKATGKFVIQSGHGVPINDKIKALRVKIGLPEVPPTTHKYPEALKEIQDICKICEFDKLVGYEE